From Ignavibacterium sp.:
TGACAATAATATCAGCTTCTTTAACTGCATCAATCATCTTCTTAACTTCATATCCTTCCATCGCTGCCTGAAGTGCACAGATTGGGTCAATTTCAGTAACAATAACTCTGCAATGAGCTCCGCGTAAAGATTCAGCCGAACCCTTACCTACATCACCAAAACCGGCAACAACAGCAACTTTACCCGCAAGCATTAAATCAGTAGCACGGCGAATTGCATCAACAAGCGACTCGCGGCAACCATATTTGTTATCAAATTTTGATTTGGTTACTGAGTCATTAACATTTATTGCTGGAATCGGAAGAGTACCGTTTCTCATTCTGTCATACAATCTGTGAACACCTGTTGTTGTCTCTTCAGAAATTCCTTTAATTCCTTTAACCAGTTCCGGATAATTATCAAGAACCATATTTGTTAAATCACCACCATCATCAAGAATCATATTAAGAGGACGACTTTCATCACCAAAGAATAAAGTCTGCTCGATGCACCAGTTGAACTCTTCTTCAGTCATACCTTTCCAGGCAAATACCGGAATTCCTGCAGCAGCAATTGCAGCAGCAGCGTGATCCTGAGTTGAAAAAATATTACAGGATGACCAACGGACTTCGGCGCCTAATTCAATCAGGGTTTCAATCAAAACCGCTGTTTGAATCGTCATATGAAGGCAGCCGGCAATTCTGGCTCCTTTAAGTGGTTTTGAATCGCGGTATTTTTCTCTTAATGCCATTAAACCTGGCATTTCAGCTTCAGCTAATTTAATTTCTTTTCTTCCCCATTCGGCTAATGAAATATCTTTAACTTTGTAGGGAAGTGAAAGGTCTATCTTTAATTCTGTTGCTGTACTCATATTTATTTTATCCTTACATTTTTATTAAAAACTTTTAATCAAATTCTTCAACAATATAATCAGCATAAGAATTCAATTTCATTATATTTTTTAAGCATATTTTTTAAAGACATCAACAAGGTCAAGTTTTTCCCAGGTGAACTCTTCTTCTGTTCTACCAAAATGACCATATGATGAAGTCTTTTGATAAATTGGTCTTCTTAATTTCAGACGTTCAATTATTCCTTTTGGAGTGAGATCAACTTCTTTAGAAATCATATTTGCAATTTCTGTATCAGGAATAACGCCTGTGCCTTTGGTGTTTACAAAAATTGAAACCGGATCAGCAACACCTATGGCATAAGCAACCTGAACCAAACATTCCTTTGCCAAACCTGCAGCAACAACATTCTTTGCAATGTGTCTTGCGGCATAAGTAGCTGAGCGATCAACTTTTGAAGGATCTTTACCAGAAAAAGCTCCACCGCCGTGTGGTGCCCAACCACCGTATGTATCAACTATTATTTTCCTTCCGGTTAAACCACTATCACCGTGAGGTCCGCCTATTTCAAATCTTCCGGTTGGATTAACAAAATATTTGGTTTTGCCATCGAGCATTTCTGCGGGAATAACTTTTTTCACCACTTCTTCAATCACATCCTGCTTAATTCTTTCCTGAGTAACATCAGGATCATGTTGAGTTGAAACAACAATTGTATCAACACGAATTGGTTTCCATTCATTATCATATTCAATTGTAACCTGAGATTTTGCATCTGGTCTGAGATAAGGCATAAATCCATCAAAACTCTTTCTGATTTCAGCTAAACGTTTAACTAATTTATGAGCAAACATAATTGGCATTGGCATAAGTTCGGGAGTTTGATCACAAGCATAACCGAACATCAGACCCTGATCTCCGGCGCCGCCTTTATCAACACCCATTGCTATGTCAGGAGATTGTGAATGAATTGCATTAAGCACGGAACAGGATTCAGCATCGAATTTATAATCAGCGCTTGTATAACCAATTTTTTTAATTGTTGCACGAACAACTTCGGGAATTTCTACATAAGCTGAAGTTGTTATCTCTCCACCGACCAGGACAAGCCCGGTTGTAACAAAAGTTTCACACGCAACTCTTGCATTTGGATCCAGTTTGATTATAGCATCAAGAACTCCATCGGAAATCGCATCACAAACTTTATCAGGATGCCCTTCAGATACTGATTCGGAAGTGAAGTAAAATGACATAATTTGTTATCCCTTTTAACTATTATTATATGCTTTTGTTGATTTTCAGGTTACAAACTTAGCCAATCTCTTCATGATATACAATAAATCTTTATAGTGAATTATCTATCTTTGTGCTGAATTTTAACCAGGATTTAAGCACATAATGAAAACAAGAATTACAGAATTATTTGGAATCCAATATCCAATTATTCAGGCGGGAATGGTTTGGGTTTCCGGTTGGAAACTTGCTTCGGCAGTCTCAAATTGTGGTGGACTTGGTTTAATTGGTTCCGGGTCAATGAAACCGGATTTATTAAGGGAACATATTAAAAAATGTAAAGCTGCCACAGATAAACCTTTTGGAGTTAACATACCATTACTTCGCGGTGATGCGGATGAACTTATAGGAGTAACAATTGAAGAAGAAGTCAAAATCGTTTTTACTTCGGCAGGTCATCCGAAAAAGTTTTCTCAATTGTTAAAGGATAATGGAATAAAACTTATTCATGTTGTACCTAATGTTAAGTATGGATTAAAAGCTCAGGAAGCAGGTTGCGACGCTGTTGTTGGTGAAGGTGTTGAAGCAGGCGGCCACAATGGTGCAGATCAGATTACAACATTTGCATTAGTTCCACAGTTAGTTGATGCGCTTGAAGTTCCTGTAATTGCAGCAGGTGGAATTGCTGATGGAAGAGGAATAATTGCTGCTTTAGCTTTAGGTGCTGAAGGAGTACAAATCGGGACAAGATTTGCTGCAACTGTTGAATCTTCTGCTCACGACAACTACAAAAGAAAAATTCTGGAAGCAAAGGATAACGATACTGTACTTGCATTTAAGAAAATTGGCTTGGTAAGAATGATTAAAAATGATTTTGCGATGCGTGCTATTAAAGCAGAAGAAGAATGTTGGGATGAAATGAAATTAAAAGAACTTCTTGGAAATAAAAGAGAGCGTGCAGGAATATTTGAAGGTGATGAAATTGAAGGTGAACTTGAAGCCGGACAGGGAGTTGGTTTGATAAATGATATTCCAACTGTGAAAGAGTTGATGGATCGTTTAGTCAAGGACTTTCATTCAACATTATTAAAACTAAATCCCTTTATGGAATGATTATACCTAATCATTTTATAACTTCTCCAACAACCTCTTCAATCTCTTTTGCGTCCGGGAAGAAGGAATGAATTTTTCTTAATACTGCTTCAACTACTGTGTCGGGACAACTTGCCCCACTTGTTAAAATAATATCAACTTTGTCTTTAGCTGGAATGAAATCGTTGGTAACTTTTTCCTGATGAGAATGAATTTCAAAATGTTTTATCTGAGTTGAGGAAATAATTTTTTCTTCCGAAGAAATAAAATATGTTGGAAGTTTCTCCTCGCATAGTTCAACAATGTGAGATGTATTTGAACTGTTATAACCTCCAACAACGATTGCAAAGTCAGCTTGCTCTTGCAACAGTGCATATGTTGCCTCCTGATTGTCATTGGTTGCATAGCAGAGGGTATCGCGAGTATCGGCAAAATGATCTTTCAGATTTTCATTACCATATTTTTTTATCATAGTAGCTTTCAGCAGATCAGCAATTTCCTGAGTCTCTGTTGCAAGCATTGTGGTTTGGTTAACAACTCCGACTCTTTCTAAATCTTTTTTAACATCAAACCCTTCTGAATATTTACCGGCAAAAATATTGTAAAATTCTTCCGATGGCTTTTCATCTAAAATAAACGAGCTTAAAATCTTTGCTTCGTTAATATCTCTTACGATTACAGAAGGTGCACTTGTTTTACTGTGCGAAAATGTTGCTCTTGTTTCTTCGTGGTAATGTTTCCCGTGAATGATCACCGTATAATTTTGTTTCCCAAGTTGCTCGCTTCGATTCCAGACTTTTTCAACAAACGGACAAGTTGTGTTGTAGCGGTAAGGATCAATTCCAAGTTCATTTAACTTCTGCTCAATTTCCAGGGTTGTTCCAAATGCAGGAATAATAACAATATCATCTTTTGATAATTCGCTCCAATCAATCAGATGATTTCCCGCAGTATCCATTAAAAATTTTACACCAAGTTTTTGTAAATCAAGATTAACTCCGGGATTGTGTATCATCTCACTTAAAAGAAAAATTCTTTTATCAGGATTTTCTTCAATCGTTTTGTATGCAATTTCAATTGCATTCTCTACACCATAGCAAAATCCAAAATGTCTTGCCAATAAAAATCTGACCGGACCAAAATCTAATTTTGTCGGAGAAAAATCTTTTTTGCGCGGGTCCAGGTCTTTTCGCGCATTTTTGATTCTTGTAATAAATGAACTTCTGTAAAACTGTGGAATATCAAATTTTTTCATATTTAGCTTTTATCTCTGAAAACAAATAACTGAAATTTATTGTTCAATTCACTCTAATTCAGATAAAGGAATATTAAAATCTTCAGCAAATTTTTCAATCGTAGGTTTATGGAAGAAAAATAAAACCAATACACCAATCGCTATGATTAAGAACACAATTGAACCAGTCAGCAAATAACTAACAATTGAAAAAATAGTCGGAGCTTCAACCAATGCAAGTTTGATTATTACTCCCTGACGATACATATTAAATTTTTCAGGAAGTGATAATCCCGATTTTGCTTTATTCAGGAAACTTCGATAGAGCATAGGCCCCAAAACTATTGCGGGAAAGACGATCATCAGATCAATCATCAACAGGATTAAAAATAAATCTTCATTCAATTTAATATTCCCGGACTGCACGAGATAAACAGAGATGAAAAGAAAAATTAACTGACCTGTAAGTAATGCAAAAAATATTATCTGAACAGTTTTTATTTGTTCGTAAAGCTTCATAATCAACCTTTTAATAACTTAGAAAATGTGTGCTGTCTTTTTTATATTTGCGCACCAAAATTAGAGAAAGATGATGAATTTTTTAGATAAACTTGAAAAAGTTAAACAAAGATACGATCAGATTAATGAATTATATTCGAATCCCGAGTATATTAACAATCCTGATAAGATGATCGCTTTGAATAAGGAAAAAAGCGAAATAGAGGATGTCGTACAGGTTTATGAAAAATATGTTAAAATTCTGAAGGACATTGAAGGGAATAAAGAGATAATAAATAACTCTACCGATAAAGATTTGGTTGATTTGGCTTATGCTGAAATGGATGAACTTAATGCTCAGAGAGAAAAACTTGAAGAAGAAATAAAAGTGTTGTTACTTCCCAAAGATCCCAATGATGATAAAAATGTCATAATGGAAATAAGAGCCGGAACCGGTGGTGAAGAAGCTGCTCTTTTTGCTAATGACTTGTTTAGAATGTACACTCGTTATGCTGAAGTAAGAGGATGGAAATATGAAATTATCGATTTGAATGAAACCGGTCTTGGTGGAATTAAAGAAGTTATTTTATCAGTAAGTGGCGATAATGTTTATGGCGATTTAAAATATGAATCAGGTGTTCATCGTGTTCAACGCGTGCCTGAAACTGAAGCAAGCGGACGAGTTCACACATCTGCAGCTTCCGTAGCAGTATTACCCGAAGTTGAAGATGTTGAAGTTGAGATTAGTCCAAACGATTTAAAGATCGATATTTTCCGTTCCGGTGGTGCTGGCGGACAGAATGTTAACAAAGTTGAAACTGCTGTGCGTATTACTCATTTACCAACAGGTATTGTTGTTCAATGCCAGGATGAAAGATCACAATTGAAGAACAGACAGAAAGCGATGAAAGTTTTAAAGGCAAGGCTTTATGATATGGAAATGCGTAAACAGATGGAACAAATCTCTGCACAAAGAAAATCTCAGGTTAGAAGCGGTGACAGAAGTGAAAAAATCCGTACATACAATTTTCCACAAAACAGAGTTACAGACCACAGAATCGGATTAACATTATACAATCTTTCAAACATTATGGAAGGTCAGTTAGACGAGCTGATTGAGCAGTTGAAATTAGCTGATAAAGCAGAAAAACTTCAGGCAGCAGAATTTCATTAATCTTTTAATCGCACCGAGATTAAACTTATATCATCCTCAAAAGATTGGTTTGTAAAGTTGATAAATTCTTCTTTTAGTTTTTCCATTGGTGAATGATTAAATTCATTGCTCATCAAAACTTCTTCGAGTCTGAATTCACCGAATTGCTTTCCTTCTTTATTTCTTGATTCAGTTATTCCATCAGTCATCATCAGAATGATATCGCCACTTTTCAGTTGCAAAAGCGTATCAGAATAATTTCCTTTTTTATTAAATCCAAGTAGCAGTCCATCAGAACTGATTTTCTTTATCTGATTAGAAATAGTTTCCTTAAAGATTAGTGGTGAATCACCAGCGCCACAATATTTTAATTCAAAAGTTTTATTGTTAATTAAAACAACAGAAATCGCCACAAACACTTCTGAAATTTTTGAATCCTGATAAACAGCATCATTAACCCGATTGAGAATTTCTGCGGGAGAATATGCATCAACTGACTGAAGAGTCCCTCTGATTGAACTCCGGATATAACCTGCATAAGCAAAAGCAAAGTACCAAGCGCCCCATTTCTTACCCATTACATCGCCAAGAATGATAAGCAAATTGTTATCATCAACTTTGTAGTAGTCAATAAAATCACCACCAGGAATTCCACGATAAGGAATATGCCATTGTTTGATTTCATATCCGTTAAAAGTTGGTGCTCTGTCAGGTACAACTTTAGCTCCCAATGAAGAAGCTGCCTGATGCAATTCAGAAATGGCTTTGTTCCTTTCGTCTTTCAAGCTTTTGATAATTGCTGAAACTTTTGCAATTACAATCTTTGGACCGGCAGTTTTAACTACATAGTCTGTAATTCCTAAATCATACCCTTCAAGAATATCTTCATCTGTAGCTTTAGCGGTTAAAAAGATAAAGGGAACAGTCTTCAACTCTTCATCTTCGAGTAATTTTTTTCTGAAATCATAACCATTGGTTCCAGGCATCATAATATCAGATATGATAATGTCGGGATGGTAATGTTTGGCAACCTTTAGTGCTTCATCAACACTGTTTACAGTATTGCAATCAAATCCTGCTGATTCCAGATTATACTTAAAAAGTTTTGTTATTGTAACATCATCATCAACAAACAGAATTCTGGTTTTTCTTTCGGTGAAAGTTGACTGAATACTTTTCTTCAATCCGTATGTGCGGTAAATTTCTGTTCGTTTAAGAAGTGCCTGAACTTTAAGAATCAGTTCTTTTATATCGAATGGTTTTGTGATTATATCATCACCACCGGATTCAATTGCCTTGAATTTATCTTCGAGTGTATTCTTCGCAGTAACAAATACGAAAGGTAAAAATCTGTGTTTTTCATTGCTGCGTACTTTCTCACAAAATTCAAATCCATCCATTTCATCCATTGTCACATCTGAAAGCACCAAATCAATTTGTTTTTCTTTTAAAATCTGAAAAGCTTCCTCAGCATTTTTTGCTTCGTGCGTAGAATAGTTGTTTAATTTAAGATGGTGAGTAATAAGTTTACGAATGGTTATATCGTCATCAATTACCAAAATAGATTTCTTATCCGCATCTCTCATCGTATTATCAAATTAAAGATTTATTTTAAGATTAGTTCCCGAAACTATCAACAGCTTCTTCAACCGTGTTGAAAGTTTCAAAAACTCTGTGCATTCTTGTAAGCTCAAACATTGACTTAACAGCAGGTTGAAAACCCACAAGTCTTAAATCACCACCAAGATTTGTTACTTTCTTGAGTGAAACAACAAGAGCACCAAGAAAAGTTGAATCAATAAATTCACAGGCAGATAAATCAATTACTATTTTCCGGTTTCCAAGTTCAATATCTTCGGTAAGTTGTTGTTTAAATTCTTCGGCTTCACGAAGTGTTGCACGATGAAGATTTATTGTTTCAATCAGAACATCACCGATATTTTTTTTCTCAATATACATTTTACTCCCAGAGTTTAATGTTCAATGCCATATTTATCCATCAGACGATAAATTGTTGCTCTTCCAAGTTGAAGCTTTTTTGCTGCTTCAACAATGTTACCGTCGGTTACTTTAAGAGCATGTCTGATAGCTTCTTCTTTTAATTTTTCGAATGGAATTATTGTATCGTCAGTAAATAATGGTCCCGCAAAATCAAAGCTTGCAGGATAATCTTCAGTTCTGATATGCGGTGGAAGATCATCCACATCAATCATTTCTCCTTCGGAAATAATCAAACATCGTTCGATAGTGTTTTCCATTTCACGAACATTTCCGGGCCAGCTATAATCATAAATTAGTTTTAATGCTCTTCTTGTAAATCCTTTACAATTCTTTCCGAGTTTTTCATTAAACTTTTTT
This genomic window contains:
- the ahcY gene encoding adenosylhomocysteinase, whose protein sequence is MSTATELKIDLSLPYKVKDISLAEWGRKEIKLAEAEMPGLMALREKYRDSKPLKGARIAGCLHMTIQTAVLIETLIELGAEVRWSSCNIFSTQDHAAAAIAAAGIPVFAWKGMTEEEFNWCIEQTLFFGDESRPLNMILDDGGDLTNMVLDNYPELVKGIKGISEETTTGVHRLYDRMRNGTLPIPAINVNDSVTKSKFDNKYGCRESLVDAIRRATDLMLAGKVAVVAGFGDVGKGSAESLRGAHCRVIVTEIDPICALQAAMEGYEVKKMIDAVKEADIIVTATGNKNVITEKHFRLMKDKAVVCNIGHFDIEIDMAWLNKNYGHTRDTIKPQVDKYTIDGKDIIVLSEGRLVNLGNATGHPSFVMSNSFTNQTLAQIELWNHPERYENKVYTLPKHLDEMVARLHLAKIGAELDELTPEQAEYIGVPVEGPYKPDYYRY
- the metK gene encoding methionine adenosyltransferase; translation: MSFYFTSESVSEGHPDKVCDAISDGVLDAIIKLDPNARVACETFVTTGLVLVGGEITTSAYVEIPEVVRATIKKIGYTSADYKFDAESCSVLNAIHSQSPDIAMGVDKGGAGDQGLMFGYACDQTPELMPMPIMFAHKLVKRLAEIRKSFDGFMPYLRPDAKSQVTIEYDNEWKPIRVDTIVVSTQHDPDVTQERIKQDVIEEVVKKVIPAEMLDGKTKYFVNPTGRFEIGGPHGDSGLTGRKIIVDTYGGWAPHGGGAFSGKDPSKVDRSATYAARHIAKNVVAAGLAKECLVQVAYAIGVADPVSIFVNTKGTGVIPDTEIANMISKEVDLTPKGIIERLKLRRPIYQKTSSYGHFGRTEEEFTWEKLDLVDVFKKYA
- a CDS encoding nitronate monooxygenase — protein: MKTRITELFGIQYPIIQAGMVWVSGWKLASAVSNCGGLGLIGSGSMKPDLLREHIKKCKAATDKPFGVNIPLLRGDADELIGVTIEEEVKIVFTSAGHPKKFSQLLKDNGIKLIHVVPNVKYGLKAQEAGCDAVVGEGVEAGGHNGADQITTFALVPQLVDALEVPVIAAGGIADGRGIIAALALGAEGVQIGTRFAATVESSAHDNYKRKILEAKDNDTVLAFKKIGLVRMIKNDFAMRAIKAEEECWDEMKLKELLGNKRERAGIFEGDEIEGELEAGQGVGLINDIPTVKELMDRLVKDFHSTLLKLNPFME
- a CDS encoding 4-hydroxy-3-methylbut-2-enyl diphosphate reductase translates to MKKFDIPQFYRSSFITRIKNARKDLDPRKKDFSPTKLDFGPVRFLLARHFGFCYGVENAIEIAYKTIEENPDKRIFLLSEMIHNPGVNLDLQKLGVKFLMDTAGNHLIDWSELSKDDIVIIPAFGTTLEIEQKLNELGIDPYRYNTTCPFVEKVWNRSEQLGKQNYTVIIHGKHYHEETRATFSHSKTSAPSVIVRDINEAKILSSFILDEKPSEEFYNIFAGKYSEGFDVKKDLERVGVVNQTTMLATETQEIADLLKATMIKKYGNENLKDHFADTRDTLCYATNDNQEATYALLQEQADFAIVVGGYNSSNTSHIVELCEEKLPTYFISSEEKIISSTQIKHFEIHSHQEKVTNDFIPAKDKVDIILTSGASCPDTVVEAVLRKIHSFFPDAKEIEEVVGEVIK
- the prfA gene encoding peptide chain release factor 1, coding for MNFLDKLEKVKQRYDQINELYSNPEYINNPDKMIALNKEKSEIEDVVQVYEKYVKILKDIEGNKEIINNSTDKDLVDLAYAEMDELNAQREKLEEEIKVLLLPKDPNDDKNVIMEIRAGTGGEEAALFANDLFRMYTRYAEVRGWKYEIIDLNETGLGGIKEVILSVSGDNVYGDLKYESGVHRVQRVPETEASGRVHTSAASVAVLPEVEDVEVEISPNDLKIDIFRSGGAGGQNVNKVETAVRITHLPTGIVVQCQDERSQLKNRQKAMKVLKARLYDMEMRKQMEQISAQRKSQVRSGDRSEKIRTYNFPQNRVTDHRIGLTLYNLSNIMEGQLDELIEQLKLADKAEKLQAAEFH
- a CDS encoding response regulator, whose amino-acid sequence is MRDADKKSILVIDDDITIRKLITHHLKLNNYSTHEAKNAEEAFQILKEKQIDLVLSDVTMDEMDGFEFCEKVRSNEKHRFLPFVFVTAKNTLEDKFKAIESGGDDIITKPFDIKELILKVQALLKRTEIYRTYGLKKSIQSTFTERKTRILFVDDDVTITKLFKYNLESAGFDCNTVNSVDEALKVAKHYHPDIIISDIMMPGTNGYDFRKKLLEDEELKTVPFIFLTAKATDEDILEGYDLGITDYVVKTAGPKIVIAKVSAIIKSLKDERNKAISELHQAASSLGAKVVPDRAPTFNGYEIKQWHIPYRGIPGGDFIDYYKVDDNNLLIILGDVMGKKWGAWYFAFAYAGYIRSSIRGTLQSVDAYSPAEILNRVNDAVYQDSKISEVFVAISVVLINNKTFELKYCGAGDSPLIFKETISNQIKKISSDGLLLGFNKKGNYSDTLLQLKSGDIILMMTDGITESRNKEGKQFGEFRLEEVLMSNEFNHSPMEKLKEEFINFTNQSFEDDISLISVRLKD
- a CDS encoding STAS domain-containing protein, with protein sequence MYIEKKNIGDVLIETINLHRATLREAEEFKQQLTEDIELGNRKIVIDLSACEFIDSTFLGALVVSLKKVTNLGGDLRLVGFQPAVKSMFELTRMHRVFETFNTVEEAVDSFGN